One Nocardioidaceae bacterium SCSIO 66511 genomic window carries:
- a CDS encoding IclR family transcriptional regulator, whose amino-acid sequence MSAASDQVDPDHPSRSGRVQSVDRAIALLRAVAAATDDRANVAALAADSGLNRATAWRILSTLEAQEMVVLDRPTGRYSIGFGVVELAGAAGVGVLVRSAHKVLERVSLLTGETASLAVVRDAGLTYVDEVAPPAVVSATWRGRTVALHATSTGKALLAYASDELLHRVLAEPLVRHTDTTITDSKALLTELSATRRRGYGVCRGEYEESAWGVSAPVLDSGGRPLAILSIWGPRGRLTEARFDPLGEIAREAATEISSPGRRG is encoded by the coding sequence ATGTCGGCAGCGTCTGACCAGGTCGATCCGGATCACCCGTCACGCTCGGGTCGCGTGCAGTCGGTCGACCGCGCGATCGCGCTGCTGCGTGCCGTCGCCGCGGCAACGGACGACCGCGCGAACGTCGCTGCCCTGGCGGCGGACTCGGGCCTCAACCGGGCGACGGCGTGGCGAATCCTGTCGACTCTCGAAGCGCAGGAGATGGTCGTACTCGATCGGCCGACCGGGCGCTACTCGATCGGTTTCGGTGTCGTCGAGCTCGCGGGCGCCGCGGGCGTCGGTGTGCTCGTCCGGTCGGCGCACAAGGTGCTCGAACGCGTTTCTCTGCTCACCGGCGAGACGGCGTCGCTGGCCGTCGTACGCGATGCGGGCTTGACGTACGTCGATGAAGTCGCACCGCCGGCCGTGGTCTCGGCTACCTGGCGCGGCCGCACCGTCGCACTCCACGCGACCTCGACCGGTAAGGCGCTGCTCGCGTACGCCTCCGACGAGCTGCTGCATCGCGTACTGGCCGAACCCCTCGTACGACACACCGACACCACGATCACCGACAGCAAGGCGCTGCTCACCGAACTGTCCGCGACACGTCGCCGCGGTTACGGCGTCTGCCGCGGCGAGTACGAAGAGTCGGCGTGGGGAGTGTCGGCGCCGGTCCTCGACTCAGGTGGCCGCCCGCTCGCCATCCTCAGCATCTGGGGCCCGCGCGGACGCCTCACCGAAGCCCGGTTCGATCCGCTGGGCGAGATCGCCCGCGAAGCCGCGACCGAGATCAGCAGCCCCGGCCGCCGCGGCTGA
- a CDS encoding N-acetyltransferase gives MLIRRERPGDIDMVRDVTAAAFRSAPHSAPPVEPGGEPGEATLVSWLRDDVGWIPELSLVAVDDGVVVGHVVCTRAHVDEHPSLGLGPVSVHPEGQKTGIGSALMHAVLGAADALDEPLVALLGDPAYYRRFGFVPAASERVTAPDKAWGDYFQVRTLTRYDGQTGLFRYAAPFDRLSPQ, from the coding sequence GTGCTGATCAGACGCGAACGCCCTGGCGACATCGACATGGTCCGCGACGTCACCGCCGCAGCCTTCCGCAGTGCGCCCCACAGTGCTCCGCCTGTCGAACCCGGCGGTGAGCCGGGTGAAGCAACCTTGGTGTCGTGGCTGCGAGACGACGTCGGTTGGATCCCGGAGCTGTCCCTGGTCGCAGTCGACGACGGTGTGGTGGTTGGCCATGTGGTCTGTACGCGAGCGCACGTCGACGAGCATCCGTCCCTCGGCCTCGGGCCGGTGAGTGTGCACCCGGAGGGGCAGAAGACGGGCATCGGCTCGGCTCTGATGCACGCCGTACTCGGCGCGGCCGACGCACTGGACGAACCCCTCGTGGCGCTGCTCGGCGATCCTGCGTACTACCGTCGATTCGGATTCGTCCCGGCCGCATCGGAAAGAGTGACCGCTCCGGACAAGGCCTGGGGCGACTACTTCCAGGTTCGCACCCTGACTCGGTACGACGGCCAAACCGGGCTCTTCCGCTACGCCGCACCGTTCGACCGACTATCGCCTCAGTAG
- a CDS encoding MFS transporter, which produces MSSTDSSAAPSRARVVATASIGNLVEWYDFALYAYSASAISHAFFPDDNKTVALLSTLAVFGVSFLLRPLGGLVLGRYGDKYGRKNVLSISVLGMGVCTVLMGLIPTYAAIGLLAPALLVITRLGQGFFSGGEYTGASTFLVEHAPADRRGMWAGISVATGTVPFAFAGFIVLAFTTMPDSTYDAIGWRIPFLIAGPLALVGLYLRLKVAETPQFQNLEESGKKESAPLGTVFAEHRRAVLLVMAIAGLNSVAMYTLTSYMPTYLKENVGTSASTASATNAAVVVLVCVLIPFYGRLSDSIGRKKILLTGAVGVAVVAVPSFVLMSSGAPGAALYGQILYVLPFGCVAAILSTVMCELFPTAVRYSGASIGYNIAYAVFGGTAPFVAQLLVDQTGTLLAPGFYVGALAVLAIPVAVLLPETYRRSLGDDSPEWPSAGADSAASGSPSATTAGS; this is translated from the coding sequence ATGTCATCTACCGATTCCTCCGCAGCGCCTTCACGGGCCCGCGTCGTCGCGACCGCGTCGATCGGGAACCTCGTCGAGTGGTACGACTTCGCGCTCTATGCGTACTCCGCCAGTGCGATCTCGCACGCGTTCTTCCCCGACGACAACAAGACCGTCGCACTGCTGAGCACCCTTGCCGTGTTCGGCGTGAGCTTCCTGCTGCGTCCGCTCGGCGGTCTGGTCCTCGGCCGCTACGGCGACAAGTACGGCCGCAAGAACGTCTTGTCGATCTCCGTGCTCGGCATGGGAGTCTGCACCGTTCTGATGGGTCTCATCCCGACGTACGCGGCGATCGGACTGCTGGCGCCTGCGCTGCTCGTCATCACCCGACTCGGACAGGGCTTCTTCTCCGGCGGCGAGTACACCGGCGCGTCCACCTTCCTCGTGGAGCATGCCCCGGCCGATCGCCGCGGCATGTGGGCGGGCATCTCGGTCGCGACAGGGACCGTACCGTTCGCCTTCGCCGGCTTCATCGTCCTCGCCTTCACAACGATGCCTGATTCGACATACGACGCGATCGGCTGGCGGATCCCGTTCCTGATCGCCGGGCCGCTTGCACTGGTCGGCCTCTACCTCCGGCTGAAGGTGGCCGAGACTCCGCAGTTCCAGAATCTGGAGGAGAGTGGGAAGAAGGAGTCGGCCCCGCTGGGTACGGTCTTCGCCGAGCATCGACGTGCGGTGCTCCTCGTGATGGCGATCGCCGGCTTGAACTCGGTCGCGATGTACACGCTGACCAGCTACATGCCGACGTATCTCAAGGAGAACGTCGGGACGAGCGCCAGTACGGCATCGGCGACGAATGCCGCAGTTGTCGTGCTGGTGTGTGTGCTCATCCCGTTCTATGGGCGGCTGAGCGACTCCATCGGACGCAAGAAGATTCTGCTGACCGGCGCGGTCGGCGTCGCAGTTGTTGCAGTGCCCTCCTTCGTACTGATGTCGTCGGGTGCTCCGGGCGCCGCGTTGTACGGACAGATCTTGTATGTGCTTCCGTTCGGATGCGTCGCCGCGATCCTCTCGACCGTCATGTGCGAGCTCTTCCCGACCGCCGTGCGCTACTCGGGTGCATCGATCGGCTACAACATCGCGTACGCCGTCTTCGGCGGGACAGCGCCATTCGTCGCACAGCTGCTCGTCGACCAGACGGGAACCCTGCTGGCGCCGGGCTTCTACGTCGGTGCTCTCGCGGTCCTCGCGATTCCCGTTGCCGTGCTGCTACCCGAGACATATCGCCGGAGTCTCGGCGACGATTCCCCCGAGTGGCCGTCGGCCGGCGCCGACTCTGCCGCATCGGGATCACCATCCGCAACGACAGCAGGGAGTTAG
- a CDS encoding hydantoinase/oxoprolinase family protein, with product MASLQLGVDIGGTFTDFTIVDTDTGKRHHAKRPTTQGRPADAVVDGLAEIVAELGYRPSDVDRFVHGQTIALNTVLQRRGEELGLVVTHGFRDVLELRRLHLGKPVDLFAVRPTPLIPRSCVVEVPERMLVDGREDTPLDVDELIAQVATLRADHGLNNFVIAFLHAHLYPEHERAAKAALLERWPDLQVSCSHEVWPEIREYERTIAAVINAYVAPAVEAYLSDLKGRMEAMGMTAHCLITKSNGGVTGIDDASNNAIQTMLSGPASGISAVRDVMTELGLETGLTLDMGGTSTDIAVIRNGEPVMSRDGEVGDFPVVLPAIEIFSIGAGGGSIARVDDTGVLKVGPQSAGAEPGPACYGKGGTLPTLTDAFLVCGFMGAVGIAAGTMQLDESAARDALRPLAETLGTDIETIAKQVVEVATSNLYRGSSSVLARTGVEPKQTALIAFGGAGPVQACSLAQELRMPRVIVPASPGTLCATGAIMARPRADFIRTLNADVDGLDLATYTAAEAELRSQAAVWLERNGFSDAGPSVSLQITGDMRYARQSYEIEVALPAELGSAPSIALREAFEKTYAERYGITSPEQGIELVSLRLFAIVELPGRAGGHIAAAAGTEVADLGSRTIMHGEAPIEARVVPPERMATGQPVEGPAIISLPDSTIVVVPGYTAAMDEYGNVIAEANNVD from the coding sequence GTGGCCTCACTACAGCTCGGGGTGGACATCGGTGGAACCTTCACGGACTTCACCATCGTGGACACCGATACGGGGAAACGGCACCACGCGAAACGCCCGACCACGCAAGGTCGTCCCGCGGACGCAGTCGTCGACGGTCTCGCTGAGATCGTCGCCGAGCTCGGCTATCGGCCGAGCGACGTCGATCGGTTCGTGCATGGGCAGACGATCGCGCTCAACACCGTCCTACAGCGGCGCGGTGAGGAACTCGGCCTCGTCGTCACACACGGTTTCCGCGACGTACTCGAGCTGCGGCGGCTCCACCTCGGCAAGCCGGTGGATCTGTTCGCCGTACGTCCCACACCGCTGATCCCCCGCTCGTGTGTCGTCGAGGTGCCTGAGCGGATGCTGGTCGACGGTCGCGAAGACACGCCGCTCGATGTCGATGAGCTGATCGCGCAGGTCGCCACACTTCGAGCGGACCACGGTCTGAACAACTTCGTCATCGCGTTCCTGCACGCTCACCTCTACCCCGAGCACGAACGCGCCGCCAAGGCCGCTCTACTCGAACGCTGGCCCGATCTGCAGGTCTCGTGCTCGCACGAGGTATGGCCCGAGATCCGCGAGTACGAGCGCACGATCGCGGCGGTCATCAACGCCTACGTGGCGCCCGCAGTCGAGGCGTACCTCTCCGACCTGAAGGGTCGGATGGAGGCGATGGGTATGACGGCCCACTGCCTGATCACCAAGTCGAACGGCGGTGTCACCGGCATCGACGACGCGTCCAACAACGCGATCCAGACCATGCTCTCGGGGCCGGCATCAGGGATCTCGGCCGTACGTGACGTGATGACCGAGCTCGGTCTCGAAACTGGGCTGACGCTCGACATGGGCGGTACGAGCACCGATATCGCAGTGATCCGTAACGGCGAGCCGGTGATGTCTCGTGACGGCGAGGTCGGTGACTTCCCGGTCGTACTACCGGCGATCGAGATCTTCTCGATCGGCGCGGGCGGTGGCTCGATCGCCAGAGTCGACGACACCGGTGTGCTCAAGGTAGGTCCGCAGAGCGCCGGTGCCGAGCCTGGTCCGGCGTGCTACGGCAAGGGTGGCACCCTGCCGACGCTCACAGACGCGTTCCTGGTTTGCGGCTTCATGGGCGCCGTCGGCATCGCCGCCGGAACCATGCAACTCGACGAGTCCGCAGCACGCGATGCGTTGCGACCACTCGCCGAGACGTTGGGTACTGACATCGAGACCATTGCGAAGCAGGTCGTCGAGGTCGCCACCTCCAACCTGTACCGCGGTTCCAGCTCGGTGCTCGCCCGGACCGGCGTCGAGCCGAAGCAGACCGCCCTCATTGCGTTCGGCGGCGCCGGCCCGGTGCAGGCCTGTTCGCTGGCTCAGGAGCTACGAATGCCGCGAGTCATCGTGCCGGCCTCTCCCGGCACGCTGTGTGCAACGGGCGCGATCATGGCCCGCCCGCGCGCCGACTTCATTCGTACGCTCAACGCCGATGTCGACGGCCTCGACCTGGCCACGTACACGGCGGCCGAGGCGGAGTTGAGGAGTCAGGCCGCCGTCTGGCTGGAGCGCAATGGCTTCAGCGACGCCGGCCCGTCGGTCTCCTTGCAGATCACCGGCGACATGCGCTACGCACGGCAGTCGTACGAGATCGAGGTTGCGCTGCCGGCCGAGCTCGGCAGTGCGCCGAGCATCGCGTTGCGCGAGGCGTTCGAGAAGACGTACGCCGAGCGGTACGGCATCACGAGCCCGGAGCAGGGCATCGAACTGGTGTCATTGCGGCTCTTCGCGATCGTCGAGTTGCCGGGTCGTGCCGGCGGCCATATCGCTGCCGCGGCCGGTACGGAGGTTGCGGACCTCGGCTCTCGGACGATCATGCACGGCGAGGCGCCGATCGAGGCACGGGTCGTGCCGCCGGAGCGGATGGCGACCGGTCAACCCGTGGAAGGGCCGGCGATCATCAGCCTGCCCGACAGCACAATCGTCGTTGTACCGGGATACACCGCGGCGATGGACGAGTACGGAAACGTGATTGCGGAGGCGAACAATGTCGACTGA
- a CDS encoding alpha-hydroxy-acid oxidizing protein, protein MAQYPGDAVLRVPARPEPRDYVRPDPLTLGALRTQAHELLDPLTVGYLESGAADQVTLSANEGDFGRIRLAPHVLRDVTGVTTTTQLFGRAYESPVFVAPTGSHGLFHPEAELATAAGADMAASGMVLSAYSNTGIEHVAARTRSGLWMQVNPPPSRSYLENLVDRVAEYAEALVVTVDTPVVGTRESQLWDGITLPDGLGFPMLDGLHLETESGGGIYRSGLDAAFDASSLEWLVRRSRLPVVVKGVLRGDDAKVAIGAGAAGVIISNHGGRNLDSGRSTMRALPEVADAVQGQVPVLLDGGVRRGTDVLKAVALGADAVLVGRPVLWGLTVGGAEGVAAVLELVRRELAMAMALCGVNSVEHIGPDLLDW, encoded by the coding sequence TTGGCGCAGTACCCGGGTGACGCCGTGCTGCGAGTACCCGCTCGCCCGGAGCCACGTGACTACGTCCGGCCGGATCCGCTGACGCTCGGGGCCCTTCGTACGCAGGCGCATGAGCTGCTCGACCCGCTCACGGTCGGCTATCTCGAGAGCGGTGCCGCAGATCAGGTGACACTGTCGGCGAACGAAGGGGACTTCGGTCGGATCCGGCTGGCGCCGCACGTCCTACGCGACGTCACCGGTGTGACGACGACGACCCAACTCTTCGGCCGGGCGTACGAAAGTCCGGTGTTTGTTGCGCCGACCGGGTCTCACGGGCTGTTCCATCCCGAAGCCGAGCTGGCAACTGCCGCCGGAGCCGATATGGCGGCGTCGGGCATGGTTCTCAGCGCGTACTCGAACACGGGCATCGAGCACGTCGCCGCCCGAACGCGCAGCGGGCTCTGGATGCAGGTCAACCCGCCGCCGTCGCGGTCGTACCTCGAGAACCTGGTCGATCGGGTCGCCGAGTATGCCGAGGCGCTCGTCGTCACCGTCGACACTCCCGTCGTGGGTACGCGGGAGTCGCAACTGTGGGACGGGATCACGCTGCCCGATGGTCTCGGCTTCCCGATGTTGGACGGCCTCCACCTCGAAACCGAGTCCGGAGGCGGCATCTACCGTAGTGGGCTCGATGCCGCTTTCGATGCGTCGTCGCTGGAGTGGCTCGTTCGGCGATCGAGGCTTCCCGTCGTCGTCAAGGGCGTGCTGCGAGGCGACGATGCCAAGGTGGCAATCGGCGCCGGCGCGGCCGGGGTCATCATCTCCAACCACGGCGGGCGAAACCTCGACTCGGGGCGTTCTACGATGCGCGCATTGCCCGAGGTGGCCGATGCCGTTCAGGGTCAGGTGCCGGTGTTGCTCGACGGAGGCGTACGCCGCGGCACGGACGTGTTGAAGGCGGTAGCGCTCGGTGCGGACGCGGTGCTGGTCGGCCGTCCCGTACTTTGGGGCTTGACGGTCGGCGGCGCCGAAGGCGTGGCGGCAGTGCTAGAGCTGGTGCGACGCGAACTCGCAATGGCGATGGCGCTCTGCGGGGTCAACAGCGTCGAACACATCGGACCTGATCTGCTCGACTGGTGA
- a CDS encoding ABC transporter substrate-binding protein: MNGLSRRDVLRLGAYAAAGATGLGSLTACGAVPPKPDPTAPQKRGGVLSHGATGGGLKDTLDPHSPVTNPDIARCCNLYEPLLQWDEKYKIQPGLAKAATPNKDATVWTVELRDDVIFHNGKTMTADDVLFTLSRVADPKEPTSGGVELSGILDLKNARTRDPYTIELPLKSPYAVLDQLLAEYTVGIIPTDFDIKNPVGTGPFKYDTFQPGLQSSFLRHDDYWGDPAWVDELLIYDFADDAAKVNALLAGQVQSVDNLPSYLVDSIGDQGSSALISETGAWVPFTIRVDVAPFKDNRVRQALRLIADRQQMIDQALNGYGFLGNDLYSPFDPAYAKDLPQREQDIDQAKSLLKQAGQEGMQIELVTSTAVGAGGVESANLFVDHARLAGVDVRLTKADPNTFYGDRYLSWEFAQDFWNTRNYIPQVAVCAQKGATYNETHFNDPKFDALIAQARKETNEQKRNQILQDAQEIEYETGGYIIWGFKRQVDGYSNLVQGFVPHRYMPCTSFQFRRVSFV, from the coding sequence ATGAACGGACTCTCCCGCCGCGACGTGCTCCGACTCGGAGCGTACGCCGCGGCAGGGGCCACCGGGCTCGGCTCGCTGACGGCGTGCGGGGCCGTGCCACCGAAGCCCGACCCGACTGCGCCGCAGAAGCGCGGCGGCGTCCTCAGCCACGGCGCGACCGGCGGCGGCCTCAAGGACACGCTCGATCCGCACTCGCCGGTCACAAACCCCGACATCGCGCGATGCTGCAACCTGTACGAGCCGTTGCTGCAGTGGGATGAGAAGTACAAGATCCAGCCGGGGCTCGCGAAAGCGGCAACGCCCAACAAGGACGCCACCGTCTGGACGGTCGAGCTGCGCGACGACGTGATCTTCCACAACGGGAAGACCATGACCGCCGACGATGTGCTGTTCACCCTCAGCCGCGTCGCCGATCCGAAGGAGCCGACCTCTGGCGGCGTCGAGCTGTCCGGCATTCTCGATCTGAAGAACGCGCGTACGCGCGATCCGTACACCATCGAGCTGCCGCTGAAGTCGCCGTATGCGGTGCTCGACCAGCTACTCGCCGAGTACACCGTCGGCATCATCCCGACCGACTTCGACATCAAGAACCCCGTCGGCACGGGTCCGTTCAAGTACGACACCTTCCAACCAGGCTTGCAGAGCAGCTTCCTCCGCCACGACGACTACTGGGGCGATCCAGCATGGGTCGACGAGCTGCTCATCTATGACTTCGCCGACGACGCGGCCAAGGTCAATGCGCTACTCGCCGGGCAGGTGCAAAGCGTCGACAACCTCCCGTCGTACCTCGTCGACTCCATCGGCGACCAGGGATCGTCGGCGCTGATCTCCGAGACCGGCGCCTGGGTGCCGTTCACAATCCGCGTCGATGTCGCGCCGTTCAAGGACAACCGCGTACGCCAGGCGCTGCGGCTGATCGCCGACCGCCAGCAGATGATCGACCAAGCGCTCAACGGTTACGGCTTCCTCGGCAACGACCTCTACTCGCCGTTCGACCCCGCGTACGCGAAAGACCTGCCGCAGCGCGAACAGGACATCGACCAGGCCAAGTCGCTGCTCAAGCAAGCCGGGCAGGAGGGCATGCAGATCGAGCTGGTCACGTCGACCGCCGTCGGTGCGGGCGGCGTCGAGTCGGCGAACCTGTTCGTCGACCACGCTCGCCTGGCGGGAGTCGACGTACGACTGACGAAGGCCGACCCCAACACGTTTTACGGCGATCGCTACCTGTCATGGGAGTTCGCGCAGGACTTCTGGAACACCCGCAACTACATCCCGCAGGTCGCGGTCTGCGCCCAGAAGGGCGCAACGTACAACGAGACGCACTTCAACGATCCGAAGTTCGACGCGCTCATTGCCCAGGCCCGCAAGGAGACCAACGAGCAGAAGCGCAATCAGATCCTGCAAGACGCGCAGGAGATCGAGTACGAGACCGGTGGCTACATCATCTGGGGATTCAAGCGCCAGGTAGACGGCTACTCCAACCTCGTACAGGGTTTCGTGCCGCACCGTTACATGCCGTGCACGTCGTTCCAGTTCCGGCGGGTGTCGTTCGTATGA
- a CDS encoding zinc-binding dehydrogenase, with product MMWQLRQPRPAAFERLDVPGPTADDVGSDHVLMRFLAGSICGSDIPKFLGHVDPDNPYTGLPGVPLHEFVGHIETSRSERFAPGDRVVGIVARSAGLAEYVVNPAHYLHHVDDRLSDQQATVVQPVSTVLSAYSNVSDVAGKTVAVLGLGPLGILFAQVAKAYGAAHVIGVDRVDRSDVGAEFGIDELVTSEVRTWANGLGDGARPELVIDAIGHRQEIVVDAVEAAAFGGELLVFGLPEDHYVFPMRAYFRKNLTMWAGATQDWVRFLGEAQEHVLKHDVLTAAYVTHTMPVLDAQDAYELYARPAPGRLKVVLTPP from the coding sequence ATGATGTGGCAGCTACGGCAGCCTCGGCCGGCGGCGTTCGAGCGCCTGGACGTTCCCGGGCCGACAGCGGATGACGTGGGCTCGGACCACGTTCTGATGCGGTTCCTTGCCGGATCGATCTGCGGCAGCGATATCCCGAAGTTCCTCGGCCACGTCGACCCCGACAATCCGTACACCGGGTTGCCGGGCGTACCACTGCACGAGTTCGTCGGTCACATCGAGACGAGCAGGTCCGAGCGGTTCGCGCCCGGCGATCGGGTCGTCGGAATCGTCGCAAGGTCGGCCGGACTGGCGGAGTACGTTGTCAATCCGGCGCACTATCTGCATCATGTCGATGACCGGCTGAGTGATCAGCAGGCGACCGTGGTGCAGCCCGTCTCAACGGTGCTGAGCGCCTACTCGAACGTCTCCGACGTAGCCGGCAAGACTGTTGCAGTACTCGGTCTGGGGCCACTCGGCATCCTATTTGCTCAAGTGGCGAAGGCGTATGGCGCAGCGCATGTGATCGGAGTGGACAGGGTCGATCGCTCCGACGTCGGTGCGGAGTTCGGCATCGACGAGCTGGTGACCTCGGAGGTACGCACCTGGGCCAACGGCCTTGGCGACGGCGCGCGCCCAGAACTCGTGATCGATGCGATCGGCCACCGCCAGGAGATCGTCGTGGACGCCGTCGAAGCCGCTGCGTTCGGTGGGGAGCTACTCGTCTTCGGGCTTCCCGAGGATCATTACGTCTTTCCCATGCGCGCGTACTTCCGGAAGAACCTCACCATGTGGGCCGGTGCCACGCAGGACTGGGTCCGCTTCCTGGGGGAGGCGCAGGAACATGTCCTCAAACACGACGTGCTCACGGCCGCGTACGTCACGCATACGATGCCGGTGTTGGACGCGCAGGACGCGTACGAGCTCTACGCGAGACCCGCGCCCGGGCGGCTGAAGGTCGTGCTGACTCCGCCGTAG
- a CDS encoding hydantoinase B/oxoprolinase family protein, with protein sequence MSTEVPLEVLYNRFQAIVENMSHVIERTAYATFIKETADFSCGVVATTGEYVAYPWNLGAPGYLGTNMKALLDYFPEYEPGDVIICNDPYLIGQPCTHLPDVHVVRPIFVDGELLAWAYAFIHASDFGGAVPASVWPTAREIYQEGVRLRPTKLYRVGEVNTEVLNLILDNTRIPETNKGDLEAMCAGLEVCERQVLEAVERFGKDQVASGIDRVLDYGEARARRLFEEIPDGSYHFVDYLEDDLYSEVPVRIEVDLQVSGSEVVVDFDGTDPQVSSALNMAGVAGTNSLLCLALVGYLTSRDDDLPKSSSILRPVTLKTPPGTLVAAKHPAAIGVRYATAIRVGDAVYGALAQALPGRIPACSSGSISPVVAAVGRPETGERLVEVVQPILGGGGGRPDADGLDAAESAYGGFMRNTPVESCEAALPIVVRRYGLVPDTGGAGRYRGGLAMRLDFQATHIDTEVTARGLERFDLAPWGVDGGDAGTTGHCTVTRGDEVTAIGKFDLLRMARGDTVSIVSAAGAGYGDPVDRPASEVLEDVERGLLTAEYVADAYGVVITDGQVDEQQTASTRARLRVAGNGIAFGNGRAELEARWPEDVQAEVRALLLDLPIGVRDWAKHEAYRVYQERGHEMNIRDLCAELRHSLGAVPG encoded by the coding sequence ATGTCGACTGAGGTTCCGCTCGAGGTCTTGTACAACCGGTTCCAGGCAATCGTCGAGAACATGTCCCATGTCATCGAGCGAACTGCCTACGCCACCTTCATCAAGGAGACCGCCGACTTCTCCTGCGGCGTGGTCGCTACGACGGGGGAGTACGTCGCGTACCCGTGGAACCTCGGCGCTCCGGGGTACCTCGGCACCAACATGAAGGCACTGCTCGACTACTTCCCCGAGTACGAGCCGGGCGATGTGATCATCTGCAACGATCCGTACCTCATCGGGCAACCGTGTACGCACCTTCCCGATGTGCATGTGGTGCGCCCGATCTTCGTCGACGGGGAGTTGCTCGCCTGGGCGTACGCCTTCATCCACGCCTCCGACTTCGGTGGCGCCGTGCCGGCGAGTGTCTGGCCGACCGCCCGGGAGATCTATCAGGAGGGCGTACGACTGCGGCCGACCAAGCTGTACCGGGTCGGCGAAGTCAACACCGAGGTGCTCAACCTGATTCTCGACAACACCCGCATCCCGGAGACCAACAAGGGTGACCTGGAGGCGATGTGCGCCGGCCTGGAGGTTTGTGAGCGGCAGGTGCTCGAGGCCGTCGAGCGGTTCGGGAAGGACCAGGTGGCCAGCGGTATCGATCGGGTTCTCGACTACGGCGAGGCACGTGCTCGCCGACTCTTCGAGGAGATTCCGGACGGCTCGTACCACTTCGTCGACTACCTGGAGGACGACCTGTACTCCGAGGTGCCGGTGCGGATCGAGGTCGATCTGCAGGTGTCCGGCTCGGAGGTCGTCGTCGATTTCGACGGCACCGATCCGCAGGTGAGCTCGGCGCTCAACATGGCAGGTGTCGCGGGCACGAACTCGCTGCTCTGCCTGGCCCTCGTCGGCTACCTGACCAGCCGAGACGACGATCTGCCCAAATCCAGCAGCATTCTGCGACCGGTCACGTTGAAGACACCGCCGGGTACGCTCGTCGCCGCGAAGCATCCGGCCGCGATCGGAGTGCGGTACGCCACGGCGATCCGGGTCGGAGATGCGGTCTACGGCGCACTCGCGCAAGCCTTGCCCGGCAGGATCCCCGCGTGTTCATCCGGATCGATCTCGCCTGTGGTCGCCGCGGTGGGCCGACCGGAGACGGGTGAGCGCCTCGTCGAGGTGGTGCAACCGATCCTCGGGGGTGGCGGCGGCCGGCCGGACGCCGACGGCTTGGACGCTGCCGAGAGCGCGTACGGCGGGTTCATGCGGAACACCCCCGTTGAGTCGTGCGAGGCGGCACTACCGATCGTCGTGCGCAGGTACGGGCTGGTGCCGGACACCGGTGGCGCCGGCCGCTACCGTGGCGGGCTTGCCATGCGGCTCGACTTTCAGGCGACGCACATCGACACCGAGGTCACTGCCCGCGGACTCGAACGGTTCGACCTGGCCCCGTGGGGAGTCGACGGCGGCGACGCCGGAACCACCGGCCATTGCACGGTCACTCGCGGAGACGAGGTCACCGCGATCGGCAAGTTCGACCTGCTTCGAATGGCCCGTGGCGACACGGTGAGCATCGTTTCTGCGGCCGGAGCCGGCTACGGTGACCCGGTCGATCGTCCGGCCTCCGAGGTTCTCGAGGACGTCGAGCGGGGCTTGCTCACCGCGGAGTACGTCGCCGATGCCTACGGCGTCGTCATCACTGACGGGCAGGTGGACGAGCAGCAGACCGCCTCCACCCGCGCTCGGCTTCGCGTAGCGGGCAATGGCATCGCGTTCGGTAACGGCCGCGCCGAGCTCGAGGCACGCTGGCCGGAGGACGTGCAGGCCGAAGTCCGCGCACTGCTGCTCGACCTGCCGATCGGAGTTCGTGACTGGGCCAAGCACGAGGCGTACCGCGTCTACCAGGAACGCGGTCATGAGATGAACATCCGTGACCTCTGCGCCGAGCTGAGGCACAGCCTTGGCGCAGTACCCGGGTGA